In Geopsychrobacter electrodiphilus DSM 16401, a single window of DNA contains:
- the ilvD gene encoding dihydroxy-acid dehydratase, translated as MIPYRSATTTSGRNMAGARALWRATGVKEGDFGKPIIAVVNSFTQFVPGHVHLKDLGQLVCREIEKAGGIAKEFNTIAIDDGIAMGHGGMLYSLPSREIIADSVEYMANAHCADALVCISNCDKITPGMLNATMRLNIPAIFVSGGPMEAGKVILDGKEKGLDLVDAMVMAVDDKISDAECLEVERSACPTCGSCSGMFTANSMNCLTEALGLSLPGNGSLLATHVRRRDLFEEAGRRIVEITKRYYEQEDRSVLPRNIATLPAFRNAMCLDIAMGGSTNTVLHLLAAAQEAGVPFNMQEIDALSRKVPHLCKVAPSTPDFHMEDVHRAGGVFAILGELARAGLLDTSVATVYAPTLAEALNRWDIAGNAVPEAQQRYLAAPGGRPMLEAFGQDRQWESLDQDRETGCIRNLAHAYSLDGGLAVLYGNLAPNGCIVKTAGVDKSVLKFSGRARVFESQEASVEAILADQIIEGDLVLIRYEGPKGGPGMQEMLYPTSYLKSKGLGKACALVTDGRFSGGTSGLSIGHVSPEAASGGAIALVEEGDTILIDIPQRSIRIDISDAELAKRRKAMESRTDGGWRPVGRQREVSSALRVYAAMATSADRGAVRDLNVLSICRGENL; from the coding sequence ATGATTCCATACCGTTCAGCAACGACGACGAGTGGCCGCAATATGGCCGGTGCCCGCGCCCTGTGGCGCGCAACTGGAGTTAAAGAGGGGGACTTCGGCAAGCCGATCATCGCCGTGGTCAATTCTTTTACCCAATTTGTGCCGGGTCATGTGCATCTGAAGGATCTCGGGCAATTGGTCTGTCGCGAGATCGAAAAGGCCGGCGGCATCGCCAAAGAATTTAATACCATCGCCATTGATGATGGCATCGCCATGGGACATGGCGGCATGCTCTACAGTCTGCCGTCCCGCGAGATTATCGCCGACTCGGTCGAGTATATGGCCAATGCCCACTGCGCCGATGCGCTGGTCTGCATCAGCAACTGCGACAAGATTACCCCCGGCATGCTTAACGCCACCATGCGGTTGAATATCCCTGCAATCTTTGTCTCCGGCGGCCCGATGGAAGCCGGCAAGGTTATTCTCGATGGAAAAGAGAAGGGGCTTGATCTGGTCGATGCCATGGTCATGGCAGTCGATGACAAGATCAGTGATGCTGAATGTCTTGAGGTTGAGCGTTCAGCCTGTCCGACCTGCGGCAGCTGCTCGGGGATGTTTACCGCGAACTCGATGAATTGTCTGACCGAGGCGCTGGGCTTGAGCCTGCCTGGCAACGGCTCGCTGCTGGCAACCCACGTGCGCCGTCGTGACCTGTTTGAAGAAGCGGGACGTCGGATAGTCGAGATCACGAAACGTTACTATGAACAGGAGGACCGCAGCGTTTTGCCGCGCAACATAGCAACCCTGCCCGCGTTCCGTAACGCCATGTGCCTGGATATCGCCATGGGCGGCTCGACCAATACCGTACTCCACTTGCTGGCCGCCGCGCAGGAAGCTGGCGTGCCTTTCAACATGCAGGAGATCGACGCCCTCTCGCGCAAGGTGCCGCACCTGTGCAAGGTGGCACCTTCGACTCCAGATTTTCACATGGAAGATGTCCATCGCGCCGGCGGGGTCTTCGCCATTCTTGGCGAACTGGCACGAGCCGGGCTGCTCGACACCTCGGTGGCGACGGTGTATGCGCCGACCCTGGCAGAAGCGTTGAATCGCTGGGATATCGCGGGAAATGCAGTGCCAGAAGCGCAACAGCGATACCTTGCGGCACCCGGTGGACGGCCGATGCTCGAAGCCTTTGGTCAGGACCGCCAATGGGAGAGTCTTGATCAGGATCGCGAAACCGGCTGCATCCGCAATCTGGCCCATGCCTACAGCCTGGACGGTGGACTGGCGGTGCTCTACGGCAACCTGGCGCCCAACGGTTGCATCGTCAAGACGGCCGGCGTCGATAAGTCGGTCTTAAAATTCAGCGGGCGCGCCCGTGTTTTCGAGAGTCAGGAAGCCTCGGTCGAAGCGATTCTCGCTGACCAGATTATAGAAGGTGATCTGGTCCTGATCCGCTACGAAGGGCCCAAGGGTGGCCCCGGCATGCAGGAGATGCTCTATCCTACCAGTTACCTCAAGTCCAAAGGACTCGGCAAGGCCTGCGCCCTGGTGACCGACGGTCGTTTCTCGGGTGGAACCTCCGGACTGTCGATCGGCCATGTCTCGCCTGAAGCGGCCAGTGGCGGGGCTATCGCCCTGGTCGAAGAGGGGGATACCATTCTGATCGATATCCCGCAGCGGAGCATCCGCATCGACATCAGCGATGCCGAATTGGCCAAACGCCGTAAGGCGATGGAATCCAGAACTGATGGCGGCTGGCGACCTGTGGGGCGCCAGCGTGAGGTGAGTTCCGCGCTGCGAGTTTATGCGGCGATGGCGACCAGCGCCGACCGTGGCGCGGTGCGAGACCTGAATGTCCTCTCGATTTGTCGGGGAGAAAACTTATGA
- a CDS encoding TorF family putative porin: protein MKTQKSIVALFALLVLASVTIPAATASAAIKVEGDAYAGISSKYLWRGFDLSNGKAVAQGGMDLSAHGVTLSYWSNLDLRSSELNETDFTIDYSTDLNDKLALSVGNIFYALDGASDTNELYLGLSLKTLLSPTLTVYYDYDQAQETGLYYTLAISHDLEISKDFSLSLGGLISYNQKSDYAVGNYSALHNYELSLSGAYAITDQISISPSIIYSNALSDTAKNSPNPIGSEFVGGLNLTLNF from the coding sequence ATGAAAACCCAAAAATCTATTGTCGCCCTTTTCGCCCTGCTGGTTTTGGCCAGCGTCACTATTCCGGCTGCAACTGCCAGCGCTGCCATCAAGGTTGAGGGCGATGCCTACGCCGGCATCAGCAGCAAATACCTGTGGCGTGGATTCGATCTCAGTAATGGTAAAGCCGTTGCCCAGGGGGGCATGGACCTCAGCGCCCATGGTGTGACCCTCAGTTACTGGAGTAATCTGGATTTACGCAGCAGCGAGTTGAATGAAACCGATTTCACCATCGACTATTCTACTGATTTAAACGATAAATTGGCCTTAAGCGTGGGCAACATCTTCTACGCTCTGGACGGTGCGTCTGATACCAATGAACTCTATCTGGGCCTCAGCCTGAAAACCTTGCTGTCACCGACCCTGACTGTCTATTACGACTATGACCAGGCGCAGGAGACCGGGCTGTACTACACCCTGGCGATCAGTCACGATCTAGAGATCAGTAAAGACTTCAGCCTCAGCCTGGGAGGGCTGATCAGCTATAACCAGAAAAGTGACTACGCCGTCGGCAACTACAGCGCCCTGCACAACTACGAATTGAGCCTGTCCGGGGCCTACGCAATCACCGATCAAATCAGCATCAGCCCCAGCATCATCTATTCGAATGCCCTGAGTGACACCGCAAAAAATTCGCCCAACCCTATCGGCAGCGAATTCGTCGGCGGCCTGAATCTGACTCTGAACTTCTAG
- the leuC gene encoding 3-isopropylmalate dehydratase large subunit has protein sequence MSRGTLFDKVWQLHEIGQLEGGQRQLFIGLHLIHEVTSPQAFAMLRERNLTVAFPERTLATVDHIVPTADQTRPFVDTLAEEMMQSLEVNTRESGIRLYNVGSGKQGVVHIIAPELGLTQPGMTVACGDSHTATHGAFGAIAFGIGTSQVRDVLASQTLSMEPLKVRRVEVNGKLAPGVFAKDVILHIIRHLGVKGGVGFAYEFAGSCIEALGMEERMTICNMAIEGGARCGYINPDQITFDYLKGREFAPKGDEWQRAVAWWRSIASDVDADYDDLVRFDASDISPTLTWGITPGQALGLDEALPQVASFEEEEQDLIRQAYEYMDLRPGESMLGLAIDVAFIGSCTNGRISDLREVAHICQLHGGRVPASVKTVVVPGSEAVKAEAEAEGLDKIFVAHGFDWRNAGCSMCLAMNPDKLIGRQICASTSNRNFKGRQGSPSGRTLLMSPAMVALAALEGKVSDVRPLLKREVKS, from the coding sequence ATGAGCCGTGGCACCCTGTTTGATAAGGTCTGGCAGCTGCATGAGATTGGCCAACTGGAAGGCGGACAGCGGCAGCTGTTTATCGGACTGCACCTGATTCATGAAGTCACCAGTCCGCAGGCTTTCGCCATGTTGCGTGAGCGAAATCTCACGGTGGCCTTTCCCGAGCGGACTCTCGCGACCGTGGATCATATTGTTCCGACCGCTGATCAGACTCGTCCTTTTGTCGACACCCTGGCCGAAGAGATGATGCAGTCGCTGGAAGTAAACACCAGAGAAAGCGGAATCCGGCTTTATAACGTCGGCAGCGGCAAACAGGGGGTGGTGCATATCATCGCGCCGGAGCTGGGTCTGACGCAGCCGGGGATGACCGTGGCCTGCGGCGACAGTCACACCGCGACCCACGGCGCATTCGGCGCCATCGCGTTCGGTATCGGCACCAGCCAGGTGCGCGATGTGCTCGCCTCCCAGACCCTCTCGATGGAGCCGCTCAAGGTGCGGCGGGTTGAGGTCAACGGCAAACTGGCACCCGGGGTCTTTGCCAAGGATGTCATTCTGCACATCATCCGCCATCTCGGCGTCAAAGGCGGGGTTGGTTTCGCCTACGAATTCGCCGGCAGCTGTATTGAGGCGCTGGGGATGGAAGAGCGTATGACGATCTGCAATATGGCGATCGAAGGCGGCGCGCGCTGTGGCTATATCAATCCCGATCAGATCACCTTCGATTACCTTAAGGGTCGCGAGTTTGCGCCTAAGGGGGATGAATGGCAGCGGGCGGTCGCCTGGTGGCGGAGTATCGCCTCGGATGTCGATGCCGACTATGATGATCTGGTACGCTTCGATGCCAGTGACATTTCGCCGACCTTGACCTGGGGGATCACGCCGGGGCAGGCGCTGGGGCTGGATGAAGCGCTGCCGCAGGTCGCCAGCTTTGAAGAGGAGGAGCAGGATCTTATTCGGCAGGCCTATGAATATATGGATCTGAGACCTGGGGAGTCGATGCTCGGCCTGGCGATCGATGTCGCCTTTATCGGCAGCTGCACCAATGGCCGCATCAGTGATCTGCGCGAAGTGGCGCATATCTGTCAACTGCATGGTGGCAGGGTGCCCGCTTCGGTTAAAACCGTGGTCGTGCCGGGGAGCGAAGCGGTCAAGGCTGAGGCCGAAGCTGAAGGATTGGATAAAATCTTTGTCGCCCATGGCTTTGACTGGCGTAACGCCGGCTGCTCGATGTGTCTGGCGATGAACCCGGACAAGCTGATCGGTCGGCAGATCTGCGCCAGCACCAGTAACCGCAATTTCAAAGGGCGCCAGGGTTCACCCTCTGGTCGCACCTTGCTCATGTCGCCAGCGATGGTGGCACTCGCGGCCCTTGAAGGGAAGGTCAGCGATGTGCGGCCCTTATTAAAGCGGGAGGTGAAGTCATGA
- a CDS encoding Spy/CpxP family protein refolding chaperone: protein MKRVFFTAILVSFFIGTTALSSMAAAEHQDHRPCGMQPSATATPGMMGQQGKGQMPCMAEQSSCSKTKKRGMMGMMGDGMGGMMGAGMGKMMGAGKMGMMQQRMVHMFYLDRAEELGLSPEQVGKLKALHSECRKDNIRNAAEAKIARMDLADLLDSDNWSLKDAEPLVRKVQKLEGDIQVRHLQAISAARKVLTAEQLKQSLAEHTPDDPESLFQ from the coding sequence ATGAAAAGAGTATTTTTCACCGCAATTCTGGTCAGTTTCTTCATAGGGACCACCGCCCTCTCCAGCATGGCTGCAGCTGAGCACCAAGACCACCGTCCTTGCGGGATGCAACCTTCCGCGACAGCCACCCCAGGAATGATGGGCCAGCAGGGGAAGGGCCAGATGCCCTGCATGGCTGAGCAGTCCTCATGTTCCAAGACGAAGAAGAGGGGCATGATGGGCATGATGGGTGATGGGATGGGCGGCATGATGGGCGCAGGCATGGGTAAGATGATGGGCGCCGGGAAAATGGGCATGATGCAACAGCGGATGGTCCACATGTTCTACCTTGATCGTGCCGAAGAACTGGGGCTCTCTCCTGAGCAGGTTGGTAAACTCAAAGCGCTCCATTCAGAATGCCGCAAGGACAATATCCGCAACGCCGCTGAAGCAAAAATTGCCCGAATGGACCTGGCCGATCTGCTGGACAGTGACAACTGGTCGCTGAAAGATGCCGAGCCCCTGGTTCGCAAAGTGCAGAAACTTGAAGGCGATATTCAGGTCCGTCATCTCCAGGCGATAAGCGCGGCTCGCAAGGTGTTGACAGCTGAACAGCTTAAACAGTCCCTTGCTGAGCACACACCTGACGACCCCGAAAGCCTCTTTCAATAA
- the trhA gene encoding PAQR family membrane homeostasis protein TrhA → MEDLGKKPAYGFGEEIANSVTHGIGILLAIIGLVVMLYFSERYGNRWHLVSCSIFGVTLVFSYTASTLYHSIPMAGPKRILRIFDHAAIYLLIAGTYTPFALISLRGPWGWSLFGTTWGLAITGILCKIFIPRKIAGLSTLLYIAMGWVVVIAARPMLTHVEPGGLILLLAGGLAYTGGVIFYAWERMPYNHMVWHLFVMAGSTLHFFAILLYVIPGPAGV, encoded by the coding sequence ATGGAAGATCTAGGGAAAAAACCGGCCTACGGATTCGGTGAAGAGATCGCCAACAGCGTGACCCATGGTATCGGGATCCTGCTTGCCATTATCGGCCTGGTGGTGATGCTCTATTTTTCGGAGCGCTATGGCAACCGATGGCATCTGGTTTCCTGCAGCATTTTTGGCGTCACCCTGGTCTTTTCCTATACGGCCTCGACCCTCTACCACAGCATCCCGATGGCTGGTCCCAAACGGATTCTGCGGATCTTCGATCATGCCGCGATCTATCTGTTGATCGCCGGCACCTATACCCCCTTCGCCCTGATCAGCCTGCGCGGGCCATGGGGCTGGTCACTCTTCGGCACCACCTGGGGCCTGGCCATCACCGGTATCCTGTGCAAGATTTTCATCCCGCGAAAAATCGCTGGCCTTTCGACCCTGCTCTACATTGCCATGGGCTGGGTCGTGGTCATCGCAGCACGGCCGATGTTAACCCACGTTGAACCCGGCGGGTTGATCTTGTTACTCGCAGGTGGACTGGCCTACACCGGCGGCGTTATCTTTTACGCCTGGGAGCGCATGCCCTACAACCATATGGTCTGGCACCTGTTTGTCATGGCTGGCAGCACCTTGCATTTTTTCGCGATTCTGCTCTATGTGATACCCGGACCCGCCGGGGTTTAA
- a CDS encoding heavy metal translocating P-type ATPase — protein MQDPVCGMQVTSESKGGTAQWQEETFRFCSDKCRVKFVADPEHYLHPEPPTVDEVAAVTEAIYSCPMHPEVEQQGPGSCPKCGMALEKLSSPQQATRTEYSCPMHPEVVQATPGSCPKCGMALESRTLSLEDEENPEYADMRRRFIFAAIFSLPLVIIAMRDMLPGGQWLETLASGRVFNWLEMLLATPVVVWAGFPFYVRAIQSLKNKSLNMFTLIGLGVSVAYGYSLVGVLVPQIFPANMRGADGAVGVYFEAAAVIVTLILLGQMLELSARSRTGAAIKALLGLSPKTACRVNADGSDEDIPLDQVQAGDHLRIRPGEKVPVDGQVVEGNSSVDESMISGEPLPVTKEAGDKLIGATINSSGSLIMRAEMVGNETLLARIVQMVADAQRSRAPIQKLADQVAGYFVPVVISCALLAFGVWMLVGPEPRLAYALIAAVSVLIIACPCALGLATPMSIMVATGKGAGMGILFKNAEAIETLRKVTTLVVDKTGTLTLGKPKLTAVIPAGETEEKRLLFLAASLEKNSEHPLAAALVAGAGDQGVTLVEAEGFESHTGKGVSGKVDDVEILLGNVKLLQDNSIDCSALSTQAEQMSSEGQTVMYLAVAGKFAGLLVVSDPIKESTPEAIRQLHAEGIKIVMLTGDNRATAEAVGKQLGIDEIIAEVLPDEKAAVVKKFQDAGELVAMAGDGINDAPALALAEVGIAMGTGTDVAMESAGVTLVKGDLTGIIRARKLSRATMSNIRQNLFFAFIYNSLGVPLAAGVLYPVFGIMLSPVIAAAAMSLSSVSVVSNALRLRTAKID, from the coding sequence ATGCAAGACCCCGTTTGTGGCATGCAGGTGACCTCCGAGTCGAAAGGCGGCACAGCCCAATGGCAGGAAGAAACCTTCCGCTTCTGTTCGGACAAGTGTCGGGTGAAGTTCGTCGCTGATCCCGAGCACTATCTGCACCCGGAACCACCTACTGTAGATGAGGTTGCTGCTGTAACCGAAGCCATTTACAGCTGCCCGATGCACCCGGAGGTGGAGCAGCAGGGGCCTGGATCTTGCCCGAAATGCGGCATGGCGTTGGAAAAGCTGAGCTCACCGCAGCAGGCGACACGCACCGAATACAGCTGCCCGATGCATCCCGAAGTAGTGCAGGCGACTCCGGGCAGTTGCCCCAAGTGCGGTATGGCGCTCGAAAGCCGGACTTTATCGCTGGAGGATGAGGAAAATCCGGAATATGCCGATATGCGCAGACGTTTCATCTTTGCGGCGATCTTCTCGCTGCCGCTGGTCATCATCGCCATGCGTGACATGCTCCCCGGTGGACAGTGGCTTGAAACCCTCGCCTCAGGCCGGGTGTTCAACTGGCTTGAGATGCTGCTCGCCACACCGGTGGTCGTCTGGGCCGGCTTCCCCTTTTATGTCCGGGCCATCCAGTCGCTAAAAAATAAAAGTCTGAACATGTTCACCCTGATCGGCCTGGGGGTTTCGGTTGCCTATGGCTACAGCCTGGTCGGAGTCCTGGTGCCGCAGATCTTCCCGGCCAACATGCGCGGAGCCGACGGTGCGGTGGGGGTCTATTTTGAGGCTGCCGCGGTGATCGTCACCCTGATTCTATTGGGGCAGATGCTCGAACTGAGCGCCCGCAGTCGCACCGGTGCAGCGATCAAGGCGCTGCTCGGGCTCTCGCCCAAGACCGCGTGCCGGGTCAATGCCGACGGCAGCGATGAGGACATCCCCCTCGACCAGGTGCAGGCCGGCGATCACTTGCGTATTCGACCGGGAGAGAAAGTCCCGGTCGATGGTCAGGTTGTTGAAGGGAACAGCAGCGTCGATGAGTCGATGATTTCGGGTGAACCACTGCCGGTCACCAAGGAGGCGGGGGATAAGCTGATCGGTGCGACCATCAACAGCAGTGGCAGCCTGATCATGCGGGCCGAGATGGTCGGCAACGAAACCCTGCTGGCACGAATTGTTCAAATGGTGGCCGATGCCCAGCGTTCGCGCGCGCCGATCCAGAAACTGGCCGACCAGGTCGCCGGATATTTCGTGCCGGTTGTTATCTCATGCGCCCTGCTGGCTTTTGGCGTCTGGATGCTGGTCGGTCCCGAACCGCGCCTGGCTTACGCGCTGATCGCGGCGGTTTCCGTGCTGATTATCGCCTGTCCCTGTGCCCTGGGGCTGGCGACGCCTATGTCAATCATGGTTGCCACCGGTAAGGGCGCCGGCATGGGGATACTGTTCAAAAACGCCGAAGCGATCGAAACCCTGCGCAAAGTCACGACCCTGGTGGTTGATAAAACCGGCACCCTGACCCTGGGGAAACCGAAGCTGACCGCCGTGATTCCGGCCGGAGAAACAGAGGAAAAGCGCCTGCTTTTTCTCGCCGCAAGTCTCGAGAAAAACAGCGAACATCCCCTGGCTGCGGCTCTGGTAGCCGGGGCTGGTGATCAGGGGGTGACCCTGGTCGAAGCCGAGGGATTTGAATCCCATACCGGGAAAGGGGTCTCAGGCAAGGTTGATGATGTCGAGATTCTCCTTGGCAATGTCAAACTGCTACAAGACAATTCTATCGATTGCTCTGCTCTATCAACCCAAGCCGAACAGATGAGCAGCGAGGGCCAGACCGTGATGTATCTTGCCGTTGCTGGCAAGTTCGCCGGTCTGCTGGTGGTCTCCGATCCGATCAAGGAATCGACGCCCGAAGCGATACGCCAGCTGCATGCCGAGGGGATCAAGATCGTCATGCTCACCGGTGACAACCGTGCGACCGCTGAAGCCGTCGGCAAACAGCTCGGCATCGATGAAATCATTGCGGAGGTATTGCCGGATGAAAAGGCGGCGGTGGTGAAGAAATTTCAGGACGCCGGCGAACTGGTGGCTATGGCCGGTGACGGCATCAACGATGCCCCGGCACTGGCGCTTGCCGAAGTCGGGATCGCCATGGGCACCGGCACCGATGTCGCCATGGAATCGGCTGGCGTGACCCTGGTCAAGGGGGATCTGACCGGCATCATCCGGGCGCGCAAGCTCAGTCGCGCAACCATGAGCAACATCCGCCAGAATCTTTTCTTCGCCTTTATCTACAACTCTCTCGGGGTGCCGCTGGCCGCAGGGGTACTTTATCCGGTCTTCGGCATTATGCTCAGCCCGGTGATCGCGGCGGCGGCCATGAGTTTGAGCTCGGTGTCGGTGGTGAGCAACGCTCTCAGGCTTCGGACCGCTAAAATAGATTAG